The proteins below are encoded in one region of Knoellia sp. S7-12:
- a CDS encoding Lrp/AsnC family transcriptional regulator has translation MIRPDGIDALDARLIALFTENPTVGVLGASRLLGVARGTVQARLDRLQGRGIISAMGPQVDPKALGYPVTAFCTLEIRQRQGHEPVVAHLAAIPEVLEIHSTTGVGDLIVRVVARDNADLGRVIDEIIDDVHVLRANTSMCLVTHLDHRTGPLVEASAQRGTD, from the coding sequence ATGATTCGACCCGACGGCATCGACGCCCTGGACGCGCGGCTGATCGCGCTCTTCACCGAGAACCCCACGGTGGGAGTCCTGGGCGCCTCTCGTCTCCTCGGCGTCGCCCGGGGCACGGTCCAGGCCAGGCTCGACCGACTCCAGGGCCGCGGCATCATCTCGGCCATGGGACCGCAGGTCGACCCGAAGGCTCTCGGCTATCCGGTGACGGCGTTCTGCACTCTCGAGATCCGCCAGCGCCAGGGGCACGAACCCGTCGTCGCCCACCTCGCCGCGATCCCCGAGGTGTTGGAGATCCATTCGACGACAGGTGTCGGTGACCTCATCGTCCGAGTCGTGGCACGCGACAACGCCGACCTCGGCCGGGTCATCGACGAGATCATCGACGACGTCCACGTCCTGCGGGCGAACACGTCGATGTGCCTCGTGACGCACCTCGACCACCGCACCGGCCCCCTCGTCGAGGCGTCAGCGCAACGCGGCACCGACTGA
- the fahA gene encoding fumarylacetoacetase, protein MTWIDMPAGHPFGVTNLPYGVFSTADSAPRVGVRIGDFVLDASAVAALGGDPGDGPALAPAWAQPNLNDFLAMGRDVWTIAREWLIDVVTNDAHAEAVRPHLIPINEVTMHLPIAVADYVDFYASEHHATNVGKLFRPDSEPLTPNWKHLPIGYHGRSGTVVVSGTDITRPSGQRKPPTEPTPVFGPSVRLDIEAELGFIVGGATELGSPVSVADSDDHLFGVVLLNDWSARDLQAWEYVPLGPFLGKSFATTIAPWVITTEALRAARVPLPGQTDPTPLPYLQGEPTDDGASTAYGLDITYEVEWNGTVISRPPYRSMYWSPAQMIAHMTVNGATLRDGDLFGSGTISGPEKDERGSFLELSWGGQEPVRLDDGSERTFLEDGDTVVLRATAPGSNGSTISLGECTGTIRGS, encoded by the coding sequence ATGACCTGGATCGACATGCCGGCCGGCCACCCCTTCGGCGTCACCAACCTCCCCTACGGCGTCTTCTCGACAGCGGACTCGGCCCCCCGCGTGGGCGTGCGGATCGGCGACTTCGTGCTCGACGCGTCGGCCGTTGCCGCGCTCGGCGGAGATCCCGGCGACGGTCCTGCCCTGGCCCCGGCCTGGGCACAGCCCAACCTCAATGACTTCCTGGCCATGGGTCGCGACGTGTGGACCATTGCCCGCGAGTGGCTCATTGACGTCGTCACGAACGACGCCCATGCCGAGGCTGTGCGTCCCCACCTCATCCCCATCAATGAGGTGACGATGCACCTGCCGATCGCGGTGGCTGACTACGTCGACTTCTATGCCAGCGAGCACCACGCGACCAACGTGGGCAAGCTCTTCCGCCCGGACTCGGAGCCCCTGACGCCGAACTGGAAGCACCTCCCGATCGGCTATCACGGCCGCTCCGGCACCGTCGTCGTCTCCGGCACCGACATCACCCGACCCAGCGGTCAGCGCAAACCCCCGACCGAGCCGACGCCGGTCTTCGGACCGAGCGTCCGGCTCGACATCGAGGCCGAGCTGGGCTTCATCGTGGGCGGGGCCACCGAGCTGGGTTCGCCTGTGTCCGTTGCGGATTCGGACGACCACCTCTTCGGTGTCGTGCTGCTCAACGACTGGAGCGCCCGCGATCTGCAGGCGTGGGAGTACGTCCCGCTGGGCCCCTTCCTCGGCAAGTCCTTCGCGACGACCATCGCCCCGTGGGTCATCACGACCGAGGCCCTGCGCGCCGCACGCGTCCCGCTGCCCGGCCAGACCGACCCCACTCCGCTGCCCTACCTGCAGGGTGAGCCGACCGACGACGGTGCGAGCACGGCATACGGGCTCGACATCACCTATGAGGTCGAGTGGAACGGCACGGTCATCTCCCGCCCGCCCTACCGCTCGATGTATTGGTCGCCCGCTCAGATGATCGCCCACATGACCGTCAACGGTGCGACGCTGCGCGACGGTGACCTCTTCGGGTCCGGCACCATCTCGGGCCCCGAGAAGGACGAGCGAGGGTCTTTTCTCGAACTGTCGTGGGGTGGTCAGGAGCCGGTGCGACTCGATGACGGCTCCGAACGCACCTTCCTGGAGGACGGCGACACGGTCGTCCTGCGCGCGACGGCGCCGGGCTCCAACGGCTCGACGATCTCACTCGGCGAGTGCACCGGCACCATCCGCGGAAGCTGA
- a CDS encoding DUF4097 family beta strand repeat-containing protein, which yields MTVLDHTQETPVTTFDTPTPIRARVRLHAGGLRVIASDTDHTVVTVLPSRPDRAGDIDAAERTSITLVDGVLDVTAPRDRGISLVWRPASVEVLIELPSDSHVDAETAAGDIETTGRLGECALKTSAGNVRADETTRARLRTSAGNVDVRRASVEADLSTSAGNVTLGDSGGRATLRASTGDIAVGRSAGRLDARTSYGQMRVDSITEGELTLATGYGSIDVGVLDGTAARLDVASDHGHVRSELAPTAGPPEDAQHTATIAAVTKYGNITIRKALS from the coding sequence ATGACTGTCCTCGACCACACCCAGGAGACCCCCGTGACCACCTTCGACACACCCACACCGATCCGCGCGCGGGTTCGCCTGCACGCCGGCGGACTGCGCGTCATCGCCTCCGACACCGACCACACCGTCGTCACCGTGCTGCCCTCGCGACCTGACCGGGCAGGTGACATCGATGCCGCCGAGCGCACGAGCATCACTCTCGTCGACGGAGTCCTCGACGTCACCGCTCCGCGTGACAGGGGCATCAGCCTCGTCTGGCGCCCGGCGTCCGTCGAGGTGCTCATCGAGCTGCCGAGCGACTCCCACGTCGATGCCGAGACCGCCGCCGGCGACATCGAGACCACCGGCCGCCTGGGCGAATGCGCCCTCAAGACCTCAGCCGGCAACGTGCGAGCCGACGAGACCACCCGGGCCCGGCTGCGGACCTCGGCGGGCAACGTCGACGTCCGACGCGCAAGCGTCGAAGCAGACCTCAGCACCAGCGCAGGCAACGTCACGCTGGGGGACAGTGGCGGTCGCGCCACCCTCCGGGCCAGCACCGGCGACATCGCGGTGGGTCGCAGCGCAGGCCGACTCGACGCCCGGACGTCCTACGGGCAGATGCGGGTCGACTCGATCACCGAGGGGGAGCTCACCCTCGCCACCGGCTATGGATCGATCGACGTCGGCGTCCTCGACGGGACGGCGGCGAGGCTCGACGTGGCCTCCGACCACGGCCATGTCCGGAGCGAGCTGGCACCGACCGCGGGTCCCCCCGAGGACGCGCAGCACACGGCGACCATCGCGGCCGTCACCAAGTACGGCAACATCACCATCAGGAAGGCACTGTCATGA
- a CDS encoding ABC transporter permease, with protein MTTATATATPAPAATSPAASHFFSDTTVLLRRSLRHIARSPDTIITTLIMPIMMMLLFVYVLGGAINTGTKSYVSYLLPGILVITIASGISYTAFRLFTDMQGGIVERFRSMPIARSSVLWAHVLTSLVANLISLVVVLLVGLAMGFRSGAGPLAWLAVLGILTLLTLALTWVAVIPGLKAKTIDGASAFAYPLLFLPFISSAFVPTDSMPGPVRAFAEHQPITTIVNVIRNLFAEQPVGNDIWVAVAWCVGILVVAYAVAVRAYRGSVAA; from the coding sequence ATGACTACTGCAACAGCCACCGCCACGCCCGCACCCGCCGCCACGTCACCGGCCGCGAGTCACTTCTTCAGCGATACCACCGTCCTGCTGCGCCGGTCCCTGCGCCACATCGCGCGCAGCCCCGACACGATCATCACGACGCTGATCATGCCGATCATGATGATGCTGCTCTTCGTCTACGTCCTCGGCGGAGCGATCAACACCGGGACGAAGTCCTACGTCAGTTATCTCCTGCCGGGCATCCTCGTGATCACCATAGCCTCGGGGATCTCCTACACCGCCTTCCGACTCTTCACGGACATGCAGGGCGGCATCGTCGAGCGGTTCCGGTCGATGCCCATCGCCCGATCGTCGGTGCTGTGGGCCCACGTCCTCACCTCGCTCGTCGCCAACCTCATCTCGTTGGTCGTCGTCCTGCTCGTCGGGTTGGCGATGGGATTCCGTTCTGGCGCAGGCCCGCTCGCGTGGCTGGCCGTCCTGGGCATCCTCACCCTGCTGACCCTGGCCCTCACGTGGGTGGCGGTCATTCCGGGACTCAAGGCGAAGACAATCGACGGGGCGAGCGCTTTCGCCTACCCGTTGCTCTTCCTGCCGTTCATCAGCTCGGCTTTCGTGCCGACGGACAGCATGCCCGGCCCCGTGCGTGCCTTCGCGGAACACCAGCCGATCACGACGATCGTCAACGTCATCCGCAACCTGTTCGCCGAACAGCCCGTCGGCAACGACATCTGGGTCGCTGTCGCCTGGTGCGTCGGCATCCTCGTGGTCGCCTACGCCGTCGCGGTCCGCGCCTACCGCGGGAGCGTCGCAGCCTGA
- a CDS encoding NAD(P)-dependent oxidoreductase — MAADRHRDTVRVLDFPTPDRHVLVVGGGLVAAVRVDALAQSAHKVTVIAAHLCDDMFDLLAERRITWENRAPRPSDLDRVWLVHAATGDAALDALVCGWVEARRQWRLVSGGRRSRHSS; from the coding sequence ATGGCCGCAGACAGACACCGCGACACGGTGAGAGTGCTCGACTTCCCCACGCCCGACCGGCACGTCCTCGTCGTGGGCGGCGGACTCGTGGCCGCCGTCAGGGTCGATGCCCTCGCCCAGAGCGCGCACAAGGTCACGGTCATCGCGGCACACCTATGCGATGACATGTTCGACCTGCTGGCCGAGCGCCGGATCACGTGGGAGAACCGTGCACCGCGCCCCAGTGACCTCGACCGGGTCTGGCTGGTGCACGCCGCCACCGGCGACGCCGCCCTCGACGCCCTGGTGTGCGGGTGGGTCGAGGCGCGGCGTCAGTGGCGGTTGGTCAGCGGCGGCCGCCGCTCCCGCCACTCCAGCTGA
- a CDS encoding DEAD/DEAH box helicase — protein MSTSAASHLSPAFPERAAWGTAAKLRAWQQDALTAYLEADAKDFLAVATPGAGKTTYALRIAAELLESGEVKAITVIAPTEHLKTQWSEAAARVGIQLDPKFSNSTAVHSHEYDGVALTYAQVAARPDLHQRRTEATATFVILDEIHHGGDARSWGDAIRVAFTPAVRRLSLTGTPFRSDSNPIPFVRYEMDEAGIVRSAADYTYGYAAALRDAVVRPVLFLAYGGAMRWRTKAGDEIAARLGEPLTKDQTAHAWRTALDPKGEWVPSVLAAADKRLTEVRRHVPDAGGLVIATNQTTARAYAKILHSITGEKTTVVLSDDAGSSQRIEEYAGGDTRWMVAVRMVSEGVDVPRLCVGVYATSTSTPLFFAQAVGRFVRARKRGETASIFLPSVPTILEHAASMELERDHALNRKSDPEAEASMWAEEESLLAAANRTDKTLGLEEESFEALESDAHFDHVLFDAQQFGLHADVGSDEEQDYLGLPGLLEPDQVSALLHERQTKQSNATGRKPRASEAPVSAHRALAGQRKELNKLVAAYAKKSGAPHANVHMELRRACGGPELAAATSEQVAVRIEKLRLWFVGRR, from the coding sequence ATGAGTACCTCTGCTGCCAGCCACCTCAGTCCCGCCTTCCCCGAGCGGGCGGCGTGGGGTACCGCCGCGAAGCTGCGCGCCTGGCAGCAGGACGCGCTCACGGCCTACCTCGAGGCCGATGCCAAGGACTTCCTGGCTGTCGCGACGCCCGGTGCAGGCAAGACGACCTACGCCCTGCGGATCGCGGCGGAGCTGCTCGAGAGCGGCGAGGTGAAGGCAATCACCGTCATCGCACCGACTGAGCACCTCAAGACCCAGTGGTCGGAGGCGGCAGCGCGTGTCGGCATCCAGCTCGACCCGAAGTTCTCGAACTCGACCGCGGTCCACTCCCACGAGTACGACGGCGTCGCCCTCACCTACGCCCAGGTCGCGGCTCGCCCGGACCTGCACCAGCGTCGGACCGAGGCCACTGCGACCTTCGTCATCCTCGACGAGATCCACCACGGGGGAGACGCCCGCAGCTGGGGCGATGCCATCCGGGTCGCGTTCACCCCGGCCGTCCGTCGCCTCTCGCTGACCGGAACGCCCTTCCGCTCCGACTCCAATCCGATCCCGTTCGTGCGTTATGAGATGGACGAGGCCGGCATCGTCCGTTCGGCCGCCGACTACACCTACGGGTATGCCGCTGCGCTTCGCGACGCTGTCGTTCGACCGGTGCTCTTCCTCGCCTACGGCGGGGCCATGCGCTGGCGGACCAAGGCCGGCGACGAGATCGCCGCCCGGCTCGGCGAGCCGCTCACCAAGGATCAGACGGCCCACGCCTGGCGCACGGCCCTGGACCCCAAGGGCGAGTGGGTGCCGTCAGTGCTTGCCGCGGCAGACAAGCGCCTCACCGAGGTCCGCCGTCACGTGCCGGACGCCGGCGGACTCGTCATCGCGACGAACCAGACGACAGCGCGCGCCTACGCCAAGATCCTGCATTCGATCACCGGGGAGAAGACCACGGTCGTCCTCTCCGACGACGCCGGGTCGAGCCAGCGGATCGAGGAGTATGCCGGGGGTGATACCCGTTGGATGGTCGCCGTGCGCATGGTCTCCGAGGGTGTCGACGTGCCCCGGCTCTGTGTCGGTGTCTATGCGACCTCGACCTCGACCCCGCTCTTCTTCGCGCAGGCCGTGGGGCGGTTCGTCCGGGCCCGCAAGCGTGGCGAGACGGCGTCCATCTTCCTTCCGTCGGTGCCGACTATCCTCGAGCACGCCGCGTCGATGGAGCTCGAGCGCGACCACGCCCTCAACCGCAAGAGCGACCCCGAGGCCGAGGCCTCGATGTGGGCCGAAGAAGAGAGCCTGCTCGCGGCGGCCAACCGCACCGACAAGACGCTCGGTCTCGAGGAGGAGAGCTTCGAGGCTCTCGAGTCCGATGCGCACTTCGACCACGTGCTCTTCGACGCGCAGCAGTTCGGTCTGCACGCTGACGTCGGGTCTGACGAGGAGCAGGACTACCTCGGTCTGCCCGGGTTGCTCGAGCCCGACCAAGTGTCGGCCCTGCTGCATGAACGCCAGACCAAACAGTCCAACGCGACAGGTCGCAAGCCACGGGCCTCGGAAGCGCCGGTGTCTGCTCACCGAGCGCTCGCTGGGCAACGCAAGGAACTCAACAAGCTCGTCGCGGCATACGCCAAGAAGAGCGGTGCGCCGCACGCCAACGTGCACATGGAGCTCCGAAGGGCCTGCGGCGGACCGGAACTCGCGGCGGCGACATCCGAGCAGGTCGCGGTTCGCATCGAGAAGCTCAGGCTCTGGTTCGTGGGTCGGCGCTGA
- the hppD gene encoding 4-hydroxyphenylpyruvate dioxygenase, which translates to MTDTTITNPATDAASQPTPLDLTPQEREANLNLEQLKQLVGLVEYDESKDPFPVTGWDAIVFVVGNATQAAQYYQSTWGMELVGYSGPENGNRDHKAFVLKSGSIRFVIKGAVSPDSPLIAHHAKHGDGVVDISLEVPDVDKCIAQAKSAGARVVQEAETVTDEFGSVRIGAIATYGETRHTLVQRTLDGQTYSGPYLPGYVARTSTFTKREGAPKRLFQALDHIVGNVELGKMDEWVTFYNRVMGFVNMAEFVGDDIATDYSALMSKVVANGNHRVKFPLNEPAIAKKRSQIDEYLDFYQGPGAQHLAVATNDILGTVDWLRQEGVEFLDTPDAYYDDPEMRARIGEVRVPIEELKSRKILVDRDEDGYLLQIFTKPLGDRPTVFFEIIERHGSLGFGKGNFKALFQSIEREQDARGNL; encoded by the coding sequence ATGACCGACACCACGATCACGAACCCGGCCACGGACGCAGCGTCGCAGCCCACCCCGCTCGACCTCACCCCGCAGGAGCGCGAGGCCAACCTCAACCTCGAGCAGCTCAAGCAGCTCGTCGGCCTCGTCGAGTACGACGAGAGCAAGGATCCGTTCCCCGTCACCGGCTGGGACGCGATCGTCTTCGTCGTCGGCAACGCGACCCAGGCTGCGCAGTACTACCAGTCCACCTGGGGCATGGAGCTCGTCGGATACTCGGGCCCGGAGAACGGCAACCGCGACCACAAGGCGTTCGTCCTCAAGTCCGGCTCGATCCGCTTCGTCATCAAGGGTGCGGTCAGCCCCGACAGCCCGCTCATCGCGCACCACGCCAAGCACGGTGACGGCGTCGTCGACATCTCGCTCGAGGTGCCCGACGTCGACAAGTGCATCGCCCAGGCCAAGTCCGCCGGCGCCCGCGTCGTGCAGGAGGCCGAGACTGTGACCGATGAGTTCGGCTCCGTGCGCATCGGTGCGATCGCGACCTATGGCGAGACCCGCCACACCTTGGTGCAGCGGACCCTGGACGGTCAGACCTACTCCGGTCCCTACCTTCCGGGCTATGTCGCGCGCACGTCGACCTTCACTAAGCGCGAGGGTGCGCCGAAGCGTCTCTTCCAGGCGCTCGACCACATCGTCGGCAATGTCGAGCTCGGCAAGATGGACGAGTGGGTGACGTTCTACAACCGCGTGATGGGCTTCGTGAACATGGCCGAGTTCGTCGGTGACGACATCGCCACGGACTACTCCGCGCTCATGTCCAAGGTCGTCGCCAACGGCAACCACCGGGTGAAGTTCCCGCTCAACGAGCCGGCCATTGCCAAGAAGCGCAGCCAGATCGACGAGTACCTCGACTTCTACCAGGGCCCCGGCGCGCAGCACCTCGCCGTCGCCACCAACGACATCCTGGGCACCGTCGACTGGCTGCGCCAGGAGGGTGTGGAGTTCCTTGACACCCCCGACGCCTACTACGACGACCCCGAGATGCGCGCGCGCATCGGTGAGGTCCGCGTCCCGATCGAGGAGCTCAAGTCGCGCAAGATCCTCGTGGACCGCGACGAGGACGGCTACCTCCTGCAGATCTTCACCAAGCCGCTGGGGGACCGCCCCACGGTGTTCTTCGAGATCATCGAGCGTCACGGTTCCCTCGGCTTTGGCAAGGGCAACTTCAAGGCGCTCTTCCAGTCCATCGAGCGTGAGCAGGACGCCCGCGGCAACCTCTGA
- a CDS encoding ATP-binding cassette domain-containing protein, which translates to MTTSTATASPAISVAGLHKSYGDIDVLRGVDLDVAQGNIVALLGSNGAGKTTLVRILSTLLRADTGEASVNGLDVVTDSAAVRAAISLTGQFAAVDEVLTGRENLIMIAQLRHLDGPAQIADDVLERFSLTDAGGRRVGTYSGGMRRRLDIAMSLIGNPSVIFLDEPTTGLDPEGRLEVWETIKKVASQGATVLLTTQYLDEAEHLADRIAILHEGRIIVDGTLAELKTLLPPAKVEYIEKQPSLEDVFLAVVGAKKN; encoded by the coding sequence ATGACAACCTCCACTGCGACCGCCAGCCCAGCCATCTCGGTTGCCGGCCTGCACAAGTCCTACGGCGACATCGACGTCCTTCGCGGGGTCGACCTCGACGTCGCCCAGGGGAACATCGTCGCCCTGCTCGGGAGCAACGGCGCGGGCAAGACCACGCTCGTGAGAATCCTGTCCACCCTCCTTCGTGCCGACACGGGCGAGGCGAGCGTCAACGGACTCGACGTCGTCACCGACAGCGCGGCAGTTCGTGCCGCCATCAGCCTCACAGGCCAGTTCGCCGCCGTCGACGAGGTGCTCACCGGCCGCGAGAACCTCATCATGATCGCCCAGTTGCGTCACCTGGACGGCCCTGCCCAGATCGCCGACGACGTCCTGGAACGGTTCTCGCTCACCGACGCCGGTGGGCGACGAGTGGGGACCTACTCCGGGGGCATGCGGCGTCGGCTCGACATCGCCATGAGTCTCATCGGCAACCCGAGCGTGATCTTCCTCGACGAACCCACCACTGGCCTCGACCCCGAGGGTCGCCTCGAGGTGTGGGAGACGATCAAGAAGGTGGCGTCCCAGGGCGCGACCGTGCTGCTGACGACGCAGTACCTCGACGAGGCCGAACACCTCGCCGACCGCATCGCCATCCTTCACGAGGGTCGGATCATCGTCGACGGGACGTTGGCCGAGCTCAAGACCCTGCTGCCACCAGCGAAGGTCGAGTACATCGAGAAGCAGCCGAGCCTCGAGGACGTCTTCCTCGCTGTCGTCGGCGCGAAGAAGAATTGA
- a CDS encoding RDD family protein has translation MSTPSSAGWYENPDNPEELRYFDGILWTTNTTPLRKRPHQGPVVVPPTSGPQQRPAGWGPQPHQQTGHPEPKSAWPVQSGLPGQPVLASYGLRVVAYIIDLLIVGALSLVFGGWLLWKAVEPALDGFDSAMAAGDVEAMTAAISETRLGYLAAFLGVQLMLFLGYQVFCLMRWAATPGKLAVGISVRRLDRPGPLDADTAFRRAGFQAAVQALGNVPYLSLLGTILVVTDLVWPLADDKNQALHDKVAKTIVIKGKVQR, from the coding sequence ATGAGCACGCCGAGCAGCGCCGGGTGGTACGAGAACCCTGACAACCCAGAAGAACTGCGCTATTTCGACGGCATCCTCTGGACCACGAACACGACCCCGCTGCGCAAGCGGCCGCACCAAGGGCCCGTCGTCGTCCCACCGACATCGGGACCCCAGCAGCGGCCCGCGGGTTGGGGACCGCAGCCGCACCAGCAGACCGGTCACCCTGAGCCGAAGTCCGCATGGCCCGTTCAGTCGGGACTGCCCGGCCAACCTGTCCTTGCGTCCTACGGGCTGCGCGTCGTGGCCTACATCATCGACCTACTGATCGTTGGTGCCCTCTCTCTGGTCTTCGGCGGCTGGCTGCTCTGGAAGGCAGTCGAGCCTGCCCTTGACGGTTTCGACAGCGCCATGGCTGCCGGAGATGTCGAGGCGATGACTGCCGCGATCTCCGAGACGCGTCTTGGCTACCTGGCTGCGTTCCTCGGTGTCCAGCTCATGCTTTTCCTTGGCTACCAGGTCTTCTGCCTCATGCGGTGGGCAGCGACGCCGGGCAAGCTGGCCGTCGGCATCAGTGTGCGCCGACTCGACCGTCCCGGACCCCTCGACGCCGACACGGCATTCAGGCGGGCGGGGTTCCAGGCAGCAGTCCAGGCGCTGGGCAACGTGCCCTACCTCTCGTTGCTCGGCACCATCCTCGTGGTGACGGACCTCGTCTGGCCGCTGGCGGACGACAAGAACCAGGCCCTGCACGACAAGGTCGCCAAGACCATCGTCATCAAGGGCAAGGTCCAGCGCTGA
- a CDS encoding DUF4177 domain-containing protein, with the protein MGYEYKVVQIREGLVGGKMSAGKLESVLNEWASKGWQLKAVTAVEVKGRIGPGGTEGVLVTFERALG; encoded by the coding sequence ATGGGATATGAGTACAAGGTCGTGCAGATCCGTGAAGGCCTCGTCGGCGGCAAGATGTCGGCAGGCAAGCTCGAGTCAGTCCTCAACGAGTGGGCCTCCAAGGGGTGGCAGCTCAAGGCCGTCACCGCCGTCGAGGTCAAGGGCCGCATCGGCCCGGGTGGCACCGAGGGCGTGCTCGTGACATTCGAGCGAGCGCTCGGCTGA
- a CDS encoding homogentisate 1,2-dioxygenase domain-containing protein, whose amino-acid sequence MAHYQSMGNIPPKRHTQHRRPAGRGKTGELYYEELMGEEGFSSDSSLLYHRGIPSTMVDARVWEIGDLSTTPNHPLKPLHLQPHALFPDSKTIARTDVVTGRRLLLGNGDVRISYAVAGATSPWYRNGIGDECVYIERGAARVETIFGAFDVAQGDYIVIPRATTHRWIPKGSRKDPLRAYAIEGNSHIAPPKRYLSKYGQLLEHSPYCERDLRTPQGPLLAEDVGEKEGTESEVYIKHRGSGPASTGGIVGTIHTIPFHPLDVVGWDGCLYPYVFNVRDYEPITGRVHQPPPVHQVFEGWNFVVCNFVPRKVDYHPLSIPVPYYHSNVDSDEVMFYVEGDYEARKGSGIGQGSISLHPGGHAHGPQPGAAEASIGAEYFDELAVMVDTFRPLDLGEGGLACDDGKYHLSWSGGSGGRR is encoded by the coding sequence GTGGCGCACTACCAGTCGATGGGCAACATCCCGCCCAAGCGGCACACGCAGCACCGGCGACCAGCCGGTCGTGGAAAGACCGGCGAGCTCTACTACGAGGAGCTGATGGGGGAGGAGGGCTTCTCGTCCGACTCGTCCCTGCTCTATCACCGGGGCATCCCGTCGACGATGGTCGATGCGCGGGTGTGGGAGATCGGTGACCTGTCCACGACGCCGAACCACCCGTTGAAGCCTCTGCACCTGCAGCCACACGCGCTCTTCCCTGACAGCAAGACGATCGCCAGGACCGACGTCGTGACCGGGCGGCGGCTGCTGCTCGGCAACGGTGACGTGCGGATCTCGTATGCCGTGGCCGGCGCCACGAGCCCGTGGTACCGCAACGGCATCGGCGACGAGTGCGTCTACATCGAGCGCGGCGCGGCCCGGGTCGAGACCATTTTCGGCGCGTTCGATGTCGCGCAGGGCGACTACATCGTCATCCCGCGGGCGACGACGCACCGCTGGATCCCCAAGGGGTCGCGCAAGGACCCGTTGCGGGCCTATGCGATCGAGGGCAACAGTCACATCGCGCCGCCGAAGCGCTACCTCAGCAAGTACGGCCAGCTCCTCGAACACAGCCCCTATTGCGAGCGTGACCTGCGGACGCCGCAGGGGCCGCTGCTCGCCGAGGACGTGGGCGAGAAGGAGGGTACGGAGTCCGAGGTCTACATCAAGCACCGTGGCTCGGGACCGGCGAGCACTGGCGGCATCGTGGGGACGATCCACACGATCCCGTTCCACCCGCTCGATGTCGTCGGTTGGGACGGGTGCCTCTACCCTTACGTCTTCAACGTGCGTGACTACGAACCCATCACGGGTCGGGTGCACCAGCCGCCGCCCGTGCACCAGGTCTTCGAGGGCTGGAACTTCGTCGTCTGCAACTTCGTGCCGCGCAAGGTCGACTACCACCCGCTGTCGATCCCGGTGCCCTACTACCACTCCAACGTCGACTCCGACGAGGTCATGTTCTATGTCGAGGGTGACTACGAGGCGCGCAAGGGTTCGGGCATCGGGCAGGGCTCGATCTCATTGCACCCGGGCGGTCACGCCCACGGTCCGCAGCCGGGCGCCGCAGAGGCGTCGATCGGTGCGGAGTACTTCGACGAGCTCGCCGTCATGGTCGACACCTTCCGTCCGCTGGACCTCGGCGAGGGCGGGCTGGCCTGCGACGACGGCAAATACCACCTCAGCTGGAGTGGCGGGAGCGGCGGCCGCCGCTGA
- a CDS encoding histidine kinase, with protein sequence MELTRYVDSLQQQLAVAAAAGGPEAEAVAERLAAPLDSAVRLTLQEAVVDAAAEITLAMAPASVDVRLAGRGLAFVVSGTTEPAAPMTSSVTSEAAVEAAIRAEIAEDDGGGTSRITFRPSDRLKADIEAAAEREGLSVNAFLVRTLTLTVRSGGWTAPTPHQSAGTVTTPKGGQRLSGWAQ encoded by the coding sequence ATGGAACTCACCCGATATGTCGACTCCCTGCAGCAGCAGTTGGCCGTTGCAGCCGCAGCCGGCGGTCCCGAGGCGGAAGCGGTCGCTGAACGTCTCGCTGCTCCGCTTGACTCGGCCGTGCGACTGACACTGCAGGAAGCCGTTGTTGATGCGGCAGCCGAGATCACCCTGGCGATGGCGCCGGCGTCAGTTGACGTCCGCCTCGCGGGTCGAGGGCTCGCCTTCGTCGTCTCGGGCACGACTGAGCCGGCCGCACCGATGACGTCATCAGTGACGTCAGAGGCCGCGGTTGAAGCCGCGATTAGGGCCGAGATAGCGGAGGACGACGGGGGCGGGACCTCCCGCATCACCTTCCGCCCCTCCGACCGCCTTAAGGCCGACATCGAGGCCGCCGCCGAGCGCGAAGGGCTCTCGGTCAATGCCTTCCTCGTCCGCACGCTGACCCTCACGGTCCGATCGGGCGGCTGGACCGCGCCCACCCCCCACCAGTCGGCTGGCACGGTCACCACCCCCAAGGGCGGCCAGCGGCTGTCCGGCTGGGCCCAATGA